A genomic window from Yoonia rosea includes:
- a CDS encoding D-galactarate dehydratase, with translation MRLILALPVIALAGCSTPSFQGLFGTTPDADIAAPAPTLNPAPPPPPPQNAVTIAQFDTTSAEDRAAAIAAAPSGAQPLGRTIATLGSPAEPGIWLKTPLVTALTPGRVTYQDKSINIELRPSGGAAGSGSQISLAAMRLIEAPLTSLPKLTVFAAP, from the coding sequence ATGAGACTGATCCTTGCCCTCCCCGTGATTGCCCTTGCCGGCTGTTCCACGCCTTCTTTTCAGGGGCTTTTTGGAACTACACCGGATGCTGACATCGCCGCACCCGCGCCCACATTGAACCCCGCGCCCCCGCCGCCGCCACCTCAAAATGCTGTGACAATCGCGCAATTCGACACTACCAGCGCCGAGGACCGTGCCGCCGCCATCGCGGCTGCACCTTCGGGCGCGCAGCCGTTGGGCCGCACAATCGCAACGCTGGGATCACCTGCCGAGCCGGGCATCTGGTTGAAAACGCCGTTGGTGACGGCGCTGACGCCAGGCCGTGTCACGTATCAGGATAAATCAATCAATATCGAGTTGCGCCCTTCGGGCGGGGCTGCAGGATCAGGAAGCCAGATCAGCCTTGCGGCCATGCGCCTGATTGAAGCGCCACTGACGTCCCTGCCTAAATTGACGGTGTTTGCGGCCCCCTGA
- the moaA gene encoding GTP 3',8-cyclase MoaA: protein MTQPLIDPFARAIEYLRVSVTDRCDFRCVYCMSENMTFLPKKELLTLEELDRLCTAFVRLGVRKLRITGGEPLVRREIMTFFRSMSRHLDSGALHELTLTTNGSQLARFADDLYAAGVRRVNVSLDTLDETKFADITRWGRLPQVLKGIDAAQKAGLRVKINTVALKGFNEDELEQLTDWCASRDMDLTFIEVMPMGDLGNEDRFGQYWSLKDLRARLAARSELTDLPEKTGGPARYVRVENTGQKIGFITPLSHNFCESCNRVRITCTGEIYTCLGQEGHSDLRAPLRASEADVDLENAIRAAIALKPKGHDFDYSRQQVDGQVSRHMSHTGG, encoded by the coding sequence ATGACACAGCCACTTATTGATCCTTTCGCCCGCGCCATCGAATACCTGCGTGTCTCGGTCACAGACCGCTGCGATTTCCGCTGCGTCTATTGCATGTCCGAGAACATGACCTTCCTGCCCAAGAAAGAACTTCTGACGCTGGAAGAGCTTGATCGCCTTTGCACGGCGTTTGTCCGCTTGGGGGTGCGCAAATTGCGCATCACGGGGGGCGAGCCCTTGGTGCGCCGCGAAATCATGACCTTTTTTCGCAGCATGTCGCGGCATCTGGACAGCGGTGCCCTGCATGAGCTGACGCTGACCACCAATGGCAGCCAGCTCGCACGGTTTGCCGATGATCTTTACGCCGCTGGCGTGCGGCGGGTGAATGTGTCGCTTGATACGCTGGATGAGACCAAGTTTGCCGATATCACCCGTTGGGGCCGCCTGCCCCAAGTCCTCAAAGGGATTGATGCGGCGCAAAAGGCGGGGCTGCGGGTCAAGATCAATACGGTCGCCCTGAAAGGCTTTAACGAGGACGAGCTGGAGCAACTGACCGATTGGTGCGCGTCGCGCGACATGGACCTGACGTTTATCGAGGTCATGCCGATGGGCGATCTGGGCAATGAAGACCGCTTTGGCCAGTATTGGTCGCTCAAAGACCTGCGCGCGCGCCTTGCCGCACGCTCGGAGCTGACAGATTTGCCCGAAAAGACAGGCGGCCCCGCGCGATATGTGCGTGTTGAAAACACCGGTCAGAAGATCGGTTTTATCACGCCACTCAGCCATAATTTCTGCGAAAGCTGTAACCGCGTGCGGATTACCTGCACCGGCGAGATTTACACCTGTCTGGGTCAGGAAGGGCATTCCGATCTGCGCGCGCCGCTGCGTGCGTCAGAGGCCGATGTCGATCTGGAGAACGCAATCCGTGCCGCGATTGCGCTTAAGCCCAAGGGCCATGATTTTGACTACTCACGCCAGCAAGTCGATGGGCAGGTCAGCCGGCATATGTCGCATACCGGCGGATAG
- a CDS encoding M20 aminoacylase family protein, translating into MPVKNRFAELLPEITAWRRDLHEHPEILFETHRTSAVVAEKLKAFGCDEIVTGIGRTGVVGVIKGKSNTSGKVIGLRADMDALPIHEQTGLAYKSKIDGAMHACGHDGHTAMLLGAAKYLSETRNFDGTVVVIFQPAEEGGGGGREMCEDGMMDRWGVQEVYGMHNWPGLPLGSFAIRPGAFFAATDQFDITIEGKGGHAAKPHETVDSTLVAAHVVTALQSIVSRNADPVDQIVVSVTAIESSSKAFNVIAQRVQLKGTVRTMSTAMRDLAEKRLKAIAEGTAATFGAKADVTYYRGYPVMVNHEEQTEFAAEVAKSVSGACDDAPLVMGGEDFAFMLEERPGAYILVGNGDTAAVHHPEYNFNDDAIPAGCSWWAEIVEQRMPAA; encoded by the coding sequence ATGCCTGTAAAGAATCGCTTTGCCGAACTGCTGCCTGAAATCACCGCATGGCGGCGTGATTTGCATGAACATCCCGAAATCCTGTTTGAGACGCACCGCACCTCTGCTGTCGTCGCTGAAAAGCTCAAAGCGTTCGGTTGCGATGAGATCGTGACAGGCATCGGGCGTACAGGTGTTGTTGGTGTCATCAAGGGCAAATCCAATACTTCGGGCAAAGTCATTGGCTTGCGCGCCGATATGGATGCTTTGCCGATCCACGAACAGACCGGCCTTGCGTATAAATCCAAGATAGACGGTGCGATGCATGCTTGCGGGCATGACGGGCATACGGCGATGCTCTTGGGGGCGGCGAAATACCTGTCCGAGACGCGGAATTTTGACGGGACGGTCGTCGTCATTTTCCAGCCCGCCGAAGAAGGTGGCGGCGGTGGTCGTGAGATGTGCGAAGATGGCATGATGGACCGCTGGGGCGTGCAAGAGGTTTACGGCATGCACAACTGGCCGGGCCTTCCTTTGGGCAGCTTCGCGATCAGACCGGGCGCGTTTTTTGCCGCGACCGACCAGTTTGACATCACCATCGAAGGCAAAGGCGGTCACGCGGCCAAGCCGCATGAGACCGTGGATAGCACGCTTGTTGCAGCCCACGTGGTGACAGCGCTGCAATCCATTGTCAGCCGCAACGCTGATCCTGTGGATCAGATCGTTGTTTCTGTCACGGCGATTGAAAGCTCGTCCAAGGCGTTCAACGTCATCGCCCAGCGGGTGCAGTTGAAAGGGACCGTGCGCACCATGTCCACCGCGATGCGCGACCTTGCGGAAAAGCGGCTCAAGGCCATTGCCGAAGGCACTGCGGCCACGTTCGGCGCCAAGGCCGATGTGACCTACTACCGCGGTTATCCGGTCATGGTGAACCATGAGGAACAAACCGAATTCGCCGCCGAAGTGGCGAAGTCTGTCTCGGGCGCTTGCGACGATGCACCCTTGGTGATGGGCGGCGAGGATTTTGCCTTCATGCTCGAAGAACGGCCTGGTGCGTATATTCTCGTCGGCAACGGGGATACCGCCGCAGTGCATCATCCTGAATACAACTTCAACGATGACGCCATACCTGCAGGGTGCTCATGGTGGGCGGAAATCGTGGAACAGCGCATGCCCGCAGCCTGA
- a CDS encoding ABC transporter ATP-binding protein has protein sequence MRDGALPVLDVRDLKTVFKTRGGEVHAVNDVSFSLRPGELLGVVGESGSGKSVTMMSLLGLLPSPPADVRGGTVMFDGKDLLRVTAEQLRTVRGGKIGFVFQDPMTSLNPVYQVGFQIMEPLRKHMGMNKRQATARAQELLELVGIPDAKRRLNDYPHQFSGGMRQRVMIAIALACDPQVLIADEPTTALDVTIQAQILELMKELRDKLGMAVIWITHDLGVIAGIADRVMVMYGGQVVEHAPVKELFSDPQHPYTRALLTTIPKIHGARSARLTIIEGQPPIMTGAPTACPFRDRCDVAFDRCAVENPPRYDLGEGHDAACFFDARTGEPRDA, from the coding sequence ATGCGCGATGGGGCGCTTCCTGTTCTGGATGTCCGGGACCTCAAAACTGTTTTCAAAACACGCGGAGGCGAGGTTCACGCCGTGAATGACGTGAGCTTTTCGCTACGCCCTGGCGAGTTGCTGGGCGTTGTCGGCGAAAGCGGTTCGGGCAAATCCGTGACGATGATGTCTTTGCTCGGTCTGCTGCCCTCGCCACCGGCTGATGTGCGTGGCGGGACGGTGATGTTCGATGGCAAAGACCTGCTGCGCGTGACAGCCGAACAATTGCGCACGGTGCGCGGTGGCAAGATCGGGTTTGTGTTTCAAGACCCCATGACCTCGCTTAACCCTGTCTATCAGGTCGGATTCCAGATCATGGAACCCCTGCGCAAACATATGGGTATGAACAAACGCCAGGCCACGGCGCGTGCCCAAGAGCTGTTAGAGCTGGTGGGCATCCCTGATGCCAAGCGCCGTCTGAATGACTATCCCCACCAGTTTTCCGGCGGGATGCGCCAGCGTGTGATGATCGCGATTGCGCTTGCCTGTGACCCGCAGGTCCTGATCGCGGATGAGCCGACGACAGCGCTTGATGTGACCATTCAGGCGCAGATTCTGGAACTGATGAAGGAATTGCGCGACAAGCTGGGTATGGCCGTAATCTGGATCACCCATGACCTTGGCGTGATCGCGGGGATCGCAGACCGTGTGATGGTCATGTATGGCGGCCAAGTTGTGGAACATGCACCTGTCAAAGAGCTTTTCAGCGACCCGCAGCACCCCTACACCCGCGCCTTGCTGACAACGATTCCCAAAATCCACGGCGCCCGCTCTGCCCGCCTGACAATCATCGAAGGCCAGCCACCGATCATGACCGGCGCGCCAACCGCATGCCCGTTCCGCGACCGCTGCGATGTGGCCTTTGATCGCTGTGCGGTGGAAAATCCACCACGTTATGATCTGGGCGAAGGCCACGACGCCGCCTGTTTCTTTGACGCCCGCACCGGAGAGCCACGCGATGCTTGA
- a CDS encoding DNA alkylation repair protein: protein MTPKTAIAQLRALGDPAKAAEMHRYHKVDRPYLGIANPVIDEHVKDWRAGLELEERLALAKGLWKGNTHEGRIAAAKLLTQARIRPDDAGAWALIASWVPDFDAWAVADHACIAGQKRLVADPSRLDEVATWTTSEHMWSRRAALVMTLPWTKQNHPKPADLAIRERVLDWAAGYVTDHDWFIQKAIAWWLRELSKHDPARVRAFLQAHQADMKAFAVKEAGRKLPA from the coding sequence ATGACGCCCAAAACTGCCATCGCCCAACTGCGCGCCCTTGGTGATCCGGCAAAGGCCGCCGAGATGCACCGCTATCACAAAGTCGACCGCCCCTATCTGGGCATCGCCAATCCGGTGATTGACGAACACGTCAAAGACTGGCGCGCCGGGCTTGAGCTTGAAGAACGCCTCGCGCTCGCCAAGGGTCTGTGGAAAGGCAACACCCATGAAGGGCGCATTGCGGCGGCGAAATTGCTGACACAGGCGCGCATCAGGCCAGATGATGCGGGCGCCTGGGCGCTCATTGCATCATGGGTGCCGGATTTTGACGCTTGGGCTGTCGCTGATCACGCCTGCATTGCAGGCCAGAAACGGCTGGTCGCAGACCCGTCCCGTCTGGATGAGGTCGCAACATGGACCACCTCTGAGCATATGTGGTCGCGCCGCGCGGCGCTGGTGATGACGCTACCATGGACCAAGCAGAACCACCCCAAGCCTGCCGATCTGGCGATCCGCGAGCGCGTGTTGGACTGGGCTGCAGGCTATGTGACAGACCATGACTGGTTCATTCAGAAAGCGATTGCATGGTGGTTACGCGAATTGTCCAAACATGATCCTGCACGCGTTCGCGCCTTTCTGCAGGCGCATCAGGCAGATATGAAAGCCTTTGCCGTGAAAGAAGCCGGTCGCAAACTGCCTGCGTAG
- the argE gene encoding acetylornithine deacetylase, with translation MTLTARELMDRLVGFPTVSRDSNLDLIEFVEDYLASFGVKSMRVPNEDGTKASLYAHVGPQIDGGVVLSGHTDVVPVDGQSWDTDPFKVTEREGRLYGRGTCDMKGFDALALWAVPLALERGIKRPLQIALSYDEEVGCTGAPPMIDHMVGMGLPRADTVLVGEPSMMKVVTGHKGGIGYKVHFRGFEVHSSLAPTGVSAIMMAAKLINWANEVNAENAAKTPSDLAADFFPPYTTLHVGTISGGTAHNITAKDCHFGFDFRIVPGEDIAAWQARFQAKLAELEAEMKAIRPEAGITAEQHFHVPGLVPEHEGKAEALVRKLTGENARNVVSYGTEAGQFQERGYSAVICGPGDIAQAHQPNEYITVDQFQQGEAFMRRLVDMLAE, from the coding sequence ATGACACTGACCGCCCGAGAACTGATGGATCGCCTTGTTGGGTTTCCGACAGTCAGCCGTGACAGCAATCTTGATCTCATTGAGTTTGTTGAGGACTATCTGGCAAGCTTTGGTGTGAAATCCATGCGTGTGCCAAACGAAGACGGTACCAAAGCATCCCTCTATGCGCATGTGGGGCCGCAGATTGACGGCGGCGTGGTGCTTTCCGGTCATACGGATGTTGTGCCTGTCGACGGGCAGTCATGGGATACTGACCCCTTCAAGGTGACCGAGCGGGAGGGCCGGCTTTACGGGCGGGGCACATGCGACATGAAGGGCTTTGACGCGCTTGCGCTCTGGGCTGTTCCCCTTGCGCTTGAACGCGGGATCAAACGCCCGCTGCAAATCGCGCTGAGCTATGATGAAGAAGTCGGTTGTACCGGTGCGCCGCCGATGATTGACCATATGGTGGGCATGGGCCTGCCGCGCGCCGATACCGTTCTGGTGGGTGAGCCGTCGATGATGAAGGTCGTGACCGGTCATAAAGGCGGCATTGGCTACAAAGTACATTTCCGCGGGTTCGAGGTGCATTCCTCGCTTGCCCCCACTGGCGTCAGCGCGATCATGATGGCAGCCAAGCTGATCAACTGGGCCAACGAGGTGAACGCCGAAAATGCAGCCAAAACCCCCAGCGATCTGGCGGCGGATTTCTTTCCGCCCTACACCACTTTGCATGTCGGGACGATCAGCGGTGGAACGGCGCATAACATCACCGCCAAGGACTGCCATTTCGGTTTCGATTTCCGTATCGTGCCGGGTGAAGATATCGCCGCATGGCAGGCGCGCTTTCAGGCCAAGCTTGCCGAGCTTGAGGCCGAGATGAAAGCGATCCGGCCAGAGGCGGGCATCACTGCGGAACAGCACTTTCATGTGCCGGGCCTTGTGCCCGAGCATGAGGGCAAGGCCGAAGCACTTGTCCGCAAACTGACCGGCGAGAACGCCCGCAATGTTGTCAGTTACGGCACAGAGGCCGGACAATTTCAGGAACGCGGCTATTCGGCCGTGATCTGTGGCCCCGGCGATATCGCCCAGGCGCATCAGCCCAACGAATACATTACCGTTGACCAGTTTCAGCAGGGTGAGGCATTTATGCGCCGCCTTGTGGACATGCTGGCCGAGTGA
- a CDS encoding ABC transporter ATP-binding protein — translation MLDDTKKPLVSVKDLKMHFPIHAGLFRRRVGEVKAVDGVSFDVFEGETLGLVGESGCGKSTCGRAVLRLYDITSGSITIDGREIGTTPQPALRDMRPTMQMVFQDPQASLNPRMTVEDIIKEPLDEHTTLSDAEKREKVAELMDAVGLNRKFAKRYPHAFSGGQRQRIGIARALALNPKFIVCDEPIAALDVSIQAQVVNLLEDLQEQFGLTYLFISHDLSMVRHIATRVAVMYLGKVVELAPREGLYADPLHPYTKALLSAVPEPDPSLARATQRIILKGDVPSPANPPAGCNFCTRCPAVMDICKRVEPEYREVQPGRFTACHLYNETTDTADPTAG, via the coding sequence ATGCTTGATGATACCAAAAAGCCGCTGGTTTCGGTCAAAGACCTGAAAATGCACTTTCCGATCCACGCAGGACTTTTCCGCCGTCGTGTCGGTGAAGTGAAGGCGGTTGATGGTGTCAGCTTTGATGTATTCGAGGGGGAAACCCTTGGTCTTGTTGGTGAATCCGGCTGTGGCAAATCGACATGCGGGCGCGCTGTGCTGCGCCTTTACGACATCACGTCCGGATCGATCACAATTGACGGGCGCGAAATCGGCACAACGCCACAGCCTGCCCTGCGTGACATGCGCCCCACGATGCAGATGGTGTTTCAAGACCCGCAAGCCTCGCTGAATCCGCGCATGACTGTCGAGGACATCATCAAGGAACCGCTGGACGAGCACACCACGCTGTCCGACGCTGAAAAGCGCGAAAAAGTGGCTGAATTGATGGATGCGGTCGGCCTGAACCGCAAATTCGCCAAACGCTATCCGCATGCGTTCTCGGGTGGGCAGCGCCAGCGGATCGGCATTGCCCGCGCGCTTGCGCTGAACCCCAAGTTCATCGTTTGTGACGAACCGATTGCCGCCTTGGACGTGTCTATTCAGGCGCAGGTGGTGAACCTGCTGGAAGACCTGCAGGAACAGTTCGGCCTGACCTATTTGTTCATCAGCCACGATTTGTCGATGGTGCGTCACATCGCGACACGCGTGGCGGTCATGTATCTGGGGAAAGTTGTCGAACTGGCCCCGCGCGAAGGGCTCTATGCCGACCCGCTGCACCCTTACACCAAGGCGCTGCTCTCGGCCGTTCCCGAACCGGACCCCAGCCTTGCGCGCGCAACCCAGCGGATCATCCTCAAAGGGGATGTGCCTTCGCCCGCGAACCCGCCCGCGGGCTGTAATTTCTGCACGCGCTGCCCTGCGGTCATGGACATCTGCAAACGCGTGGAACCCGAATACCGCGAGGTGCAGCCGGGCCGGTTTACGGCCTGCCACCTTTACAACGAGACAACTGACACTGCCGATCCAACGGCAGGTTAA
- a CDS encoding peptide ABC transporter substrate-binding protein: MKLKTALMGAVACLGLAPMAYADGHEGERGRDGNVNIIYWQAVSTMNPYLSGGTKEIEAASLVIEPLARYDAGGTLVPFLAADIPTVANGGVSEDLTSITWQLKPDLLWSDGTAFTAADVIFTWEYCTAEGGGCAQAAKFEGVQSVEALDDLTVKITFEGPKPYPYNAFVGGQSPIIQAAQFADCLGARAPECTDANFGPIGTGPFTVTNFLTNDVISLAANENYREPGKPAFATVNFKGGGDAASAGRSVLETGEFDYAWNLQLAPDVISAMMAGGQGEVMSAFGTNIERLEMNLTDPSPSLPEGERATAMHPHPFLTDGRVRKALSLAIDRQILVDVGYGPAGQPNCNLVPAPALYASDNTECLTQNIPGAIALLEEAGFMPGPDGVRVNEDGVRLSVLFQTSTNAVRQDVQALIKADWEQIGVETELRNIDAGVFFGGDPGSPDTFQRFYADVEMYTNNFEGNDPQAYLAMYKCDNAPRPESQWQGENINRVCDAGYDAMIAEYAATSDPEARAALAIKMNDFLTKDNHIIVPLIYRGRVSARSNTLGGVQLNAWDSELWNIADWYRISE, encoded by the coding sequence ATGAAACTTAAAACAGCCCTGATGGGCGCTGTTGCCTGCCTGGGTCTTGCACCCATGGCCTATGCCGATGGGCATGAAGGCGAGCGCGGCCGCGACGGCAACGTCAATATCATCTATTGGCAAGCCGTTTCGACAATGAACCCCTATCTGTCCGGCGGCACAAAAGAGATCGAAGCGGCAAGCCTCGTGATTGAACCTCTGGCACGCTACGACGCTGGCGGCACGCTGGTACCATTCCTTGCGGCAGACATCCCGACAGTTGCAAACGGCGGCGTATCCGAAGACCTGACCTCGATCACATGGCAGCTCAAGCCTGATCTGCTTTGGTCCGACGGGACTGCGTTCACAGCAGCAGACGTCATCTTCACATGGGAGTATTGCACAGCAGAGGGCGGCGGTTGCGCCCAAGCTGCGAAATTTGAAGGTGTGCAGTCAGTCGAAGCACTCGACGACCTGACCGTAAAAATCACATTCGAAGGGCCAAAGCCTTATCCTTACAACGCATTCGTGGGCGGTCAGTCACCGATCATTCAAGCCGCTCAGTTCGCGGATTGTCTTGGTGCGCGGGCGCCGGAATGTACCGATGCGAACTTTGGGCCAATTGGCACAGGGCCATTCACGGTCACCAACTTCCTGACCAATGACGTGATCTCGCTTGCGGCCAACGAAAACTATCGCGAGCCGGGCAAGCCTGCCTTTGCGACCGTCAACTTCAAAGGTGGCGGTGACGCAGCTTCTGCGGGCCGGTCTGTTCTGGAAACCGGCGAATTCGATTACGCCTGGAACCTGCAACTGGCACCCGATGTGATCTCAGCCATGATGGCGGGCGGTCAGGGCGAAGTCATGTCAGCTTTCGGCACCAATATCGAACGTCTGGAAATGAACCTGACAGATCCATCGCCCAGCTTGCCTGAAGGTGAACGCGCCACCGCGATGCATCCGCATCCGTTCCTGACCGACGGCCGCGTGCGCAAGGCGCTGTCGCTTGCGATCGACCGTCAGATCCTCGTGGATGTCGGCTATGGTCCGGCTGGTCAGCCGAACTGTAACCTCGTCCCTGCTCCGGCTCTCTATGCGTCTGACAACACAGAATGTCTGACACAAAACATCCCGGGTGCAATTGCGCTGCTGGAAGAAGCAGGCTTTATGCCTGGTCCGGATGGCGTCCGCGTCAATGAAGACGGCGTACGCCTGTCGGTTCTTTTCCAGACATCCACAAACGCCGTGCGTCAGGACGTGCAAGCTCTGATCAAGGCTGACTGGGAACAGATCGGTGTCGAAACCGAGCTGCGCAACATCGATGCCGGTGTCTTCTTTGGTGGTGATCCGGGTTCGCCTGACACATTCCAGCGTTTCTATGCAGACGTTGAAATGTACACCAACAACTTTGAAGGCAACGACCCTCAAGCTTATCTGGCCATGTACAAGTGTGACAACGCACCACGTCCCGAAAGCCAGTGGCAGGGTGAAAACATCAACCGCGTCTGTGATGCGGGCTATGATGCGATGATCGCCGAATATGCCGCAACATCCGACCCCGAAGCGCGTGCAGCGCTGGCGATCAAGATGAACGACTTCCTGACCAAGGATAACCACATCATCGTTCCGCTGATCTATCGCGGTCGGGTGTCGGCGCGCTCCAACACACTTGGCGGTGTCCAGCTGAACGCTTGGGACAGCGAATTGTGGAACATCGCAGACTGGTACCGGATCAGCGAGTAA
- the glmS gene encoding glutamine--fructose-6-phosphate transaminase (isomerizing), producing MCGIIGVLGDHEAAPLLVEALKRLEYRGYDSAGIATINDGVLDRRRAVGKLVNLSDLLVHEPLAGKSGIGHTRWATHGAPNVVNAHPHCAGGVAVVHNGIIENFRELRAFLAEQGVGFATDTDTETVALLADHFRNQGLSPRDAAEQTIARLEGAYALCFLFDGEDDLLIAARKGSPLAIGYGTGEMFVGSDAIALAPMTDRISYLEEGDWAVITRDTVEIRDANGTIANRAIKTIQIDSAMVDKAGFKHFMAKEIAEQPVVLQGALSHYINAEATAVTMPDPEIDFAQVERMTMVACGTAFYACLVAKYWFEQIAGIPVEVDVASEFRYREPPVTKGTVALFISQSGETADTLAALRYMQGKADKIMSVVNVPESSIARESDMPLPILAGTEIGVASTKAFTCQLTTLAILALRAAQMRGRINDAELAEKLAALRSLPGLLNLALGIEDKTKSISRKLAEARDILFLGRGAMYPLALEGALKLKEISYIHAEAYASGELKHGPIALVDKHVPIIVMAPRDSLFDKTVSNMQEVMARGGKVLLITDQKGATEASTGVWETIIMPEVDPFLAPILYAVPAQLLAYHTAVAKGTDVDQPRNLAKSVTVE from the coding sequence ATGTGTGGTATCATTGGCGTATTGGGCGATCACGAAGCCGCCCCCCTTTTGGTCGAGGCGCTGAAACGGCTGGAATATCGCGGCTATGACAGCGCGGGTATTGCCACCATCAACGATGGCGTGCTGGACCGGCGGCGTGCGGTGGGCAAGCTGGTGAATCTCTCTGACCTTCTGGTTCATGAACCCCTGGCGGGTAAATCGGGCATCGGTCACACCCGCTGGGCCACCCATGGCGCGCCCAATGTCGTGAACGCCCACCCCCACTGCGCCGGTGGCGTGGCCGTTGTGCACAACGGGATCATTGAAAACTTCCGCGAATTGCGGGCATTTTTGGCCGAACAGGGCGTGGGCTTTGCCACCGACACAGACACGGAAACAGTTGCCTTGCTGGCAGATCATTTCCGCAACCAAGGGCTGTCGCCCCGCGATGCAGCGGAACAGACAATTGCGCGGCTTGAAGGGGCTTATGCGCTTTGTTTCCTCTTTGACGGCGAGGACGACTTGCTGATCGCGGCGCGCAAAGGCTCCCCCCTCGCCATTGGTTATGGCACGGGCGAGATGTTCGTGGGCTCTGATGCAATTGCATTGGCCCCGATGACCGACCGGATCAGCTATCTCGAAGAAGGCGACTGGGCCGTGATCACACGCGACACCGTCGAAATCCGCGACGCAAACGGCACCATCGCCAATCGCGCGATCAAGACGATCCAGATTGACAGTGCCATGGTCGACAAGGCCGGTTTCAAACACTTTATGGCCAAAGAGATCGCAGAACAGCCTGTCGTGTTGCAAGGCGCGCTGTCGCATTACATCAACGCCGAAGCCACCGCTGTCACCATGCCCGACCCCGAGATTGATTTTGCGCAGGTCGAGCGGATGACGATGGTGGCCTGTGGCACTGCCTTTTATGCCTGCCTCGTTGCAAAATACTGGTTCGAACAGATCGCGGGCATCCCTGTCGAAGTCGATGTCGCCTCTGAATTCCGCTACCGCGAACCGCCGGTGACCAAAGGCACAGTCGCCCTTTTCATCAGTCAATCCGGTGAGACCGCCGATACGCTGGCCGCACTGCGTTACATGCAGGGCAAAGCGGACAAGATCATGTCGGTCGTGAACGTCCCCGAAAGCTCGATCGCGCGCGAAAGCGATATGCCATTGCCCATTCTTGCGGGCACAGAAATCGGCGTTGCCTCCACCAAGGCGTTTACCTGCCAGCTGACGACATTGGCCATCCTCGCCCTGCGCGCCGCCCAGATGCGCGGCAGGATCAATGATGCGGAACTGGCCGAAAAGCTGGCCGCCTTGCGCAGCCTGCCCGGGCTTTTGAACCTCGCACTCGGGATCGAGGACAAGACCAAGTCGATCTCGCGCAAGCTGGCCGAGGCGCGCGATATCCTGTTTCTGGGGCGTGGCGCGATGTATCCCCTCGCACTGGAAGGCGCGCTTAAACTAAAAGAAATCAGCTATATACATGCCGAAGCTTATGCGTCTGGCGAACTCAAACACGGCCCCATCGCCCTGGTCGACAAACACGTCCCGATCATCGTGATGGCCCCGCGCGACAGTCTCTTTGATAAGACCGTGTCGAACATGCAAGAGGTCATGGCACGTGGCGGCAAGGTGCTCTTGATCACCGATCAAAAAGGCGCGACCGAGGCGAGCACCGGTGTCTGGGAGACAATCATCATGCCCGAAGTCGATCCGTTTCTCGCGCCAATCCTCTATGCCGTGCCCGCGCAACTCTTGGCCTATCACACAGCGGTTGCCAAAGGCACCGATGTCGATCAACCCCGCAACCTTGCAAAGTCAGTGACTGTCGAATGA
- a CDS encoding SAM-dependent methyltransferase, with the protein MGGNRGTAHARSLMWEERYSGSDGYLFGTAPAAVLAENPWVVLEGASALCVAHGEGRNTVHLARHGMNVTAFDPSPTAIARAGTLAVDADVSVDARVSDWDAWNWSEQYDMVVAIFIQFADPAFRARQFSNMQSALRSGGRILLHGYRPEQIGRGTGGPPFIENMYTEALLREAFEGWTIERCAVYERDQRSGSAHVGQAALIDFIARKP; encoded by the coding sequence GTGGGCGGAAATCGTGGAACAGCGCATGCCCGCAGCCTGATGTGGGAAGAGCGCTATAGCGGCAGCGACGGCTATCTTTTCGGCACCGCGCCAGCGGCGGTTCTGGCTGAAAATCCGTGGGTGGTCCTCGAAGGTGCATCCGCACTCTGCGTGGCGCACGGGGAGGGGCGCAACACTGTGCATCTTGCCCGTCACGGCATGAACGTGACCGCCTTTGATCCGTCCCCGACAGCAATCGCGCGGGCTGGGACACTCGCGGTGGACGCGGATGTTTCGGTCGATGCCCGTGTATCCGACTGGGACGCTTGGAACTGGTCAGAGCAATACGACATGGTCGTGGCGATCTTTATTCAATTCGCAGATCCCGCGTTTCGGGCGCGCCAGTTCAGCAATATGCAGTCTGCGTTACGCAGCGGCGGGCGGATTTTGCTCCATGGCTATCGGCCGGAACAAATCGGCCGTGGCACCGGCGGGCCGCCGTTTATCGAAAACATGTATACCGAGGCGCTTTTGCGCGAGGCCTTTGAAGGTTGGACGATTGAGCGCTGTGCCGTTTATGAACGCGACCAAAGATCCGGCAGTGCCCACGTCGGGCAAGCGGCGCTGATCGATTTCATCGCGCGCAAACCGTAA